A window of Myxococcales bacterium contains these coding sequences:
- a CDS encoding Zn-dependent hydrolase, with product MTDTKKPITVNGERLWTSLMELAKIGKTAKDGVCRLALTDLDKQGRDLVTGWAKEAGMTITVDKIGNVFMRRKGKNDALPPVMCGSHIDTQPTGGKFDGNYGVLAGLEVVRTLNDAGLETEAPIEVAFWTNEEGSRFVPVMMGSGVFCGAFTLEHAYAAKDVDGKTVEGELRRIGYVGDEEPGKHPVGAYFEAHIEQGPVLEDAGMTIGVVRGVLGLRWYDCVVTGMEAHAGPTPMALRKDALQVATRIMQEVPAIANRRPPHGRGTVGFVQVHPNSRNVIPGQVKFSIDLRNIDDENLDAMDAEIKAFIEKTSKETGLPIELKQVSYFKPCQFEKGCVEAVEKATKALGYSHMDAVSGAGHDAVYVARLAPAGMVFIPCKDGISHNEIEDAKPEHITAGCNVLLHAMIERANAMR from the coding sequence ATGACCGACACCAAGAAGCCCATCACCGTGAACGGAGAGCGCCTTTGGACGTCGCTCATGGAGCTCGCCAAGATCGGCAAGACGGCCAAGGACGGCGTCTGTCGCCTCGCCCTCACCGACCTCGACAAGCAGGGGCGCGACCTCGTCACTGGCTGGGCCAAAGAGGCCGGCATGACCATCACCGTCGACAAGATCGGCAACGTGTTCATGCGCCGAAAGGGCAAAAATGACGCCCTCCCGCCCGTGATGTGCGGCAGCCACATCGACACGCAGCCCACCGGCGGCAAGTTCGACGGCAACTACGGCGTGCTCGCAGGCCTCGAGGTCGTGCGCACGTTGAACGACGCGGGACTCGAGACCGAGGCGCCCATCGAGGTCGCGTTCTGGACCAACGAAGAGGGCTCGCGGTTCGTGCCCGTCATGATGGGCTCGGGCGTCTTCTGCGGCGCGTTCACCCTCGAGCACGCGTACGCCGCGAAGGACGTGGACGGAAAGACGGTCGAGGGCGAGCTCCGCCGCATCGGCTACGTCGGCGACGAGGAGCCCGGAAAACACCCCGTCGGCGCCTACTTCGAGGCCCACATCGAGCAAGGGCCCGTCCTCGAGGACGCGGGCATGACGATCGGCGTCGTGCGCGGGGTGCTCGGTCTCCGCTGGTACGACTGTGTCGTCACCGGCATGGAGGCGCACGCGGGGCCCACGCCCATGGCGCTCCGCAAGGACGCGCTCCAGGTCGCGACGCGCATCATGCAGGAGGTGCCCGCCATCGCGAACCGCAGGCCTCCGCACGGTCGTGGCACGGTCGGCTTCGTGCAGGTCCACCCGAACAGCCGCAACGTGATCCCGGGGCAGGTGAAGTTCTCGATCGATCTCCGCAACATCGACGACGAGAACCTCGACGCCATGGACGCCGAGATCAAGGCGTTCATCGAGAAGACCTCCAAGGAGACCGGGCTCCCGATCGAGCTCAAGCAGGTCTCGTACTTCAAGCCGTGCCAGTTCGAGAAGGGTTGCGTCGAGGCCGTCGAGAAGGCGACGAAGGCCCTCGGCTACTCGCACATGGACGCCGTCTCGGGCGCCGGTCACGACGCCGTCTACGTGGCGCGGCTCGCCCCCGCCGGCATGGTGTTCATCCCCTGCAAGGACGGCATCAGCCACAACGAGATCGAGGACGCCAAGCCCGAGCACATCACCGCGGGCTGCAACGTGCTCCTCCACGCCATGATCGAGCGCGCGAACGCGATGCGCTGA
- a CDS encoding FHA domain-containing protein: MPTMATPGVVSVCFSCGQPIDASRPAAAQPRAPESYALTGAMPEAPSMPVNPYAKPGIGLVGEGRETRVSSAEMGVGRDPARCGILLAEPRVSGLHATVKLDGGLLHVRDEGSNNGTFVDGSRIAAHVWVPVRTGAELRFGPVSFAVTP; this comes from the coding sequence ATGCCCACGATGGCTACGCCGGGGGTCGTTTCGGTCTGTTTTTCGTGCGGACAGCCGATCGACGCGTCGAGGCCCGCCGCCGCACAGCCTCGCGCGCCCGAGTCGTACGCGCTCACGGGTGCGATGCCCGAGGCCCCGTCGATGCCGGTGAACCCGTACGCCAAACCCGGGATCGGGCTCGTCGGCGAGGGGCGCGAGACCCGCGTCTCGAGCGCCGAGATGGGCGTCGGGCGTGATCCGGCGCGGTGCGGCATTCTCCTCGCGGAGCCGAGGGTGAGCGGCCTGCACGCGACGGTCAAGCTCGACGGTGGGCTCCTCCACGTGCGCGACGAGGGCTCGAACAACGGGACGTTCGTCGACGGGAGCCGCATCGCCGCGCACGTGTGGGTTCCCGTTCGCACCGGCGCCGAGCTACGCTTCGGACCCGTGAGCTTCGCGGTGACGCCATGA
- a CDS encoding cation transporter, producing the protein MTAGFLGVEVVVGILSKSLALLSDAAHMLTDVAALTLALVAQRLADRPREGKWTYGYRRAETLAALVNGLALGLSALLILREGIERWSRPSEVRGLPMLVVAVAGLVVNLVAAKLLSTGEGSKNANVKAALAHVLSDALGSAAAIVAGAVVLGTGYARADTIASVLIGALVLASARKVVVASSRVLMEAAPEGLAANVDQVVRRVPGVSELHDLHVWEISEGEPLVTVHVVLAEGAHGVEVVTLVRRALEQELGIRHSTVQPEARAHGALLSASRLTRRALPTGQGADEGAEAEKR; encoded by the coding sequence GTGACGGCCGGGTTCCTCGGTGTCGAGGTTGTCGTCGGCATTTTGTCCAAGAGTTTGGCGCTCTTGTCCGATGCCGCCCACATGCTGACCGACGTGGCGGCGCTCACCTTGGCGCTCGTCGCGCAGCGCCTCGCGGACCGGCCTCGCGAAGGGAAGTGGACCTACGGCTACCGGCGCGCGGAGACGCTCGCGGCGCTCGTCAACGGCCTCGCGCTCGGGCTGTCGGCGCTGCTCATTCTTCGGGAGGGGATCGAGCGTTGGTCCCGCCCGTCCGAGGTGCGAGGGCTGCCCATGCTCGTCGTCGCCGTCGCAGGCCTCGTGGTGAACCTCGTGGCGGCGAAGCTCTTGTCCACGGGAGAGGGCAGCAAGAACGCGAACGTGAAGGCCGCGCTCGCTCACGTGCTCTCCGACGCGCTCGGGTCGGCGGCGGCGATCGTCGCGGGAGCCGTCGTCCTCGGCACGGGGTACGCCCGCGCCGACACGATCGCGTCGGTGCTCATCGGCGCGCTCGTGCTCGCGAGCGCACGCAAGGTCGTCGTCGCGTCGTCGCGTGTGCTCATGGAGGCGGCACCCGAAGGTCTCGCGGCGAACGTCGACCAGGTGGTCCGCCGTGTTCCCGGGGTGAGCGAGCTCCACGACCTCCACGTGTGGGAGATCTCGGAGGGCGAGCCGCTCGTCACGGTGCACGTGGTGCTCGCGGAGGGGGCGCATGGGGTCGAGGTCGTCACCCTCGTGCGGCGTGCGCTCGAGCAAGAGCTCGGCATCCGCCACTCGACCGTCCAGCCCGAAGCCCGCGCCCACGGGGCGTTGCTCTCCGCGAGCCGGCTCACGCGCCGCGCGTTGCCCACGGGGCAAGGGGCCGACGAGGGAGCCGAGGCCGAGAAACGCTGA
- a CDS encoding serine/threonine protein kinase: MTALSPGSTVGVGYEVSRLVLTTATACHYEAVRTSDGAKVGLAVAHPHVGRDHELALAYRADAYAANAIPSAEVARTLDDGTTSDGRPFLVTEHVEGEPLVALRRAWGGKLPLDVAVDFVAQLLGVLAAAHDIGLVHPELRPENLVIGPGGRIKVTGFGRVTPRATPGLDAELARLGYVLSAPAFMAPEEAIGDPLLVDAQTDIFCAGAILFWLIAGRGPYDANEGPRPFSELLAATKTKPRSLRAAVPSDVAPDAIVELVDRALSQRKSERWLDARAFAEALAQATSEGLGGAHPGDDDPGDDEPTWNSGPELEPELLAHLKAAQGIETRKSKRPSRAPILADEEEPVDPTIPVPAAVIEAAREAGLTVPGQAPVPPKRTMRMRAPGAPEPAVADEPPQPKPAPAPPEPALVPMFPPRRGPEVPRDEASIIVNATPVPPPAAPAPQAPHPPFAPQATPHAFGPSPTPFGAITPSSAQSSGAYGALGHAPPPRSRKDDATVMLAPTRREEPSSGKGWVVVVVVVLVLVLAAAGGALVFLRG, translated from the coding sequence TTGACCGCGCTCTCTCCCGGCTCCACCGTGGGCGTGGGGTACGAGGTCTCGCGCCTCGTCCTCACCACGGCGACGGCCTGCCACTACGAGGCCGTACGCACGAGCGACGGCGCGAAGGTGGGGCTCGCCGTGGCCCATCCCCACGTGGGCCGGGATCACGAGCTCGCGCTGGCGTACCGTGCCGACGCGTACGCCGCGAACGCCATCCCGAGCGCCGAGGTGGCGCGCACCCTCGACGACGGCACCACGAGCGACGGGCGGCCGTTCCTCGTGACGGAGCACGTCGAGGGCGAACCTTTGGTGGCGCTCCGTCGCGCGTGGGGAGGGAAGCTCCCACTCGACGTGGCGGTGGACTTCGTGGCCCAGCTCCTCGGCGTGCTGGCGGCGGCGCACGACATCGGCCTCGTGCACCCGGAGCTCCGCCCCGAGAACCTGGTGATAGGCCCCGGCGGGCGCATCAAGGTCACCGGTTTCGGGAGGGTCACCCCTCGCGCGACGCCGGGCCTCGACGCCGAGCTCGCCCGGCTCGGGTACGTGCTCTCCGCGCCCGCCTTCATGGCCCCCGAGGAGGCCATCGGAGATCCGCTCCTCGTCGACGCTCAGACCGACATTTTCTGTGCCGGAGCGATCCTCTTTTGGCTCATCGCCGGGCGCGGCCCGTACGACGCGAACGAGGGGCCCCGCCCGTTCTCCGAGCTGCTCGCGGCCACCAAAACGAAGCCACGCTCGCTCCGCGCCGCGGTCCCGAGCGACGTGGCCCCGGACGCCATCGTCGAGCTCGTCGATCGCGCGCTTTCTCAAAGAAAATCAGAGCGTTGGCTCGATGCGAGGGCTTTCGCCGAGGCGCTCGCCCAGGCCACCTCCGAGGGCCTCGGTGGAGCGCACCCCGGAGACGACGACCCGGGCGACGACGAGCCGACCTGGAACAGCGGGCCCGAGCTCGAGCCCGAGCTCTTGGCGCACCTGAAGGCCGCGCAGGGCATCGAGACGCGAAAGTCGAAGCGCCCCTCCCGTGCGCCCATCCTGGCCGACGAAGAGGAACCCGTCGACCCGACGATCCCCGTGCCGGCTGCGGTGATCGAGGCCGCTCGCGAGGCGGGCCTGACGGTGCCCGGGCAGGCTCCCGTCCCCCCCAAGAGGACGATGCGCATGCGTGCGCCCGGGGCCCCCGAGCCTGCCGTCGCCGACGAGCCGCCGCAGCCGAAGCCCGCTCCGGCTCCTCCGGAGCCTGCCCTCGTCCCGATGTTTCCGCCGCGCCGTGGCCCCGAGGTGCCCCGTGACGAAGCGTCGATCATCGTGAACGCGACGCCCGTGCCGCCTCCTGCGGCTCCTGCGCCGCAAGCTCCCCATCCTCCCTTCGCGCCCCAAGCGACGCCCCATGCGTTCGGCCCGAGCCCGACGCCGTTCGGCGCGATCACTCCCTCCTCGGCGCAGTCCTCGGGTGCGTACGGCGCCCTCGGGCACGCCCCTCCGCCCCGCAGCCGCAAAGACGACGCCACCGTCATGCTTGCCCCCACGCGACGCGAAGAGCCGTCGTCGGGCAAAGGGTGGGTCGTCGTGGTCGTGGTCGTGCTCGTGCTCGTGCTGGCCGCGGCAGGCGGGGCGCTCGTGTTCCTTCGCGGGTGA
- a CDS encoding FHA domain-containing protein, with translation MIPGFGKEQISVGSTPDNDVVVQGPGVAPKHARIVKQGGQLVFFDNGAAQTFANGAPVAPNQPVPFDFRTAIVLGQTPLPLAHPALALMAMSNGQAQAPRGHLVVGREASMATLVLANAAVSGNHATVMLDRMHVVDNGSTSGTYQNGQRLPPQQPVPLDPNGVLTFGPVPVPVSVLMQLGQAMGVAPQGAPAGAPMGAPPQAQGAPQQPPPQGGEAPRKHRTVIGELNLADLAQNIVTIGRTPDNKIVVPHPQVSSKHAVLMKQGNEFFLEDKGSANGTFVRGQRLAPGQRVPVQHNEKIFIGPMPVLLHLAGQQLGLAVEDQQASWAGKPLYDIEAWDLSLEVPDRDDKSKMKVLLDRVSFKANPGDMIALMGPSGAGKTTLLMTLNGYLPPSSGQVRINGEDLYAIYDALRGSIGYVPQDDIVHPELTVFEAVKYSARFRLPPDYSEAEIDQRVEQTLKDLGLDSLKNLEIGKPEKKVLSGGQRKRVNIALELVTDPVILFLDEPTSGLAADDTTALITLLSELTKKTGKTIIMTIHQPAKDEYEKFNLTFIMGYGGIPTYYGPTGEPSYRFFANLIERPNSPFVALAPQHAGKRIDNPRDMFDMLNVRERAVLEDMKRVDPNTPRNPARLEAARHWRNEFFRNENPVFQQMFSGNRAVGTQAAARGVPHAPKIALMSQLFLLMSRYWKVRIRDRAGAAIMFLQAPIIGIMLAFVFAGQKEAVPFWCLGALQELSKRGQTNATGSADLLAQMKPTNDHTAALFFVVVSCVWFGTSNSAREIVTERAIYLRERMVNLSLFNYVFSKYIILSLICVLQCTMLLGIVFFSLGFHGGPLAFLMELLVMVAVSMNATALGLLISTLVTSAEAAMALTPIALIPQVVLGGLMVPMTTNPMLKPLMYVMPARWGFEGSITHERDAIQKDPAWFIDLKKPGLSSAPDFVENGHFKCAIAQMASDNLAGGWGFVNYADLWLPLVVLYGMTALMLVALLILLKRRDPV, from the coding sequence ATGATTCCCGGCTTCGGCAAAGAGCAAATCTCCGTTGGTTCCACGCCCGACAACGACGTGGTCGTTCAAGGGCCCGGGGTCGCACCGAAGCACGCCCGCATCGTGAAGCAGGGCGGGCAGCTCGTCTTCTTCGACAACGGCGCCGCGCAGACGTTCGCGAACGGCGCTCCGGTCGCTCCCAACCAGCCCGTCCCGTTCGACTTCCGGACGGCGATCGTCTTGGGGCAGACGCCCCTCCCGCTCGCGCACCCCGCGCTCGCGTTGATGGCCATGTCGAACGGCCAGGCCCAGGCGCCTCGTGGGCACCTCGTGGTCGGTCGCGAGGCGAGCATGGCGACCCTCGTGCTCGCGAACGCCGCCGTGAGCGGAAACCACGCCACGGTCATGCTCGACCGCATGCACGTCGTCGACAACGGCTCGACGAGCGGCACCTACCAGAACGGTCAGCGGCTCCCGCCTCAACAGCCCGTGCCGCTCGACCCGAACGGGGTGCTCACGTTCGGGCCCGTTCCGGTTCCGGTGAGCGTGCTCATGCAGCTCGGGCAGGCCATGGGCGTCGCTCCACAAGGCGCGCCCGCCGGAGCTCCCATGGGAGCGCCACCCCAAGCCCAGGGCGCGCCGCAACAGCCGCCGCCGCAAGGGGGCGAGGCGCCTCGAAAGCACCGCACCGTCATCGGTGAGCTGAACCTCGCGGATCTCGCCCAAAATATCGTCACGATCGGCCGAACCCCCGACAACAAAATCGTCGTCCCTCACCCGCAGGTGAGCTCGAAGCACGCCGTGCTCATGAAGCAGGGCAACGAGTTTTTCCTCGAGGACAAGGGCTCGGCGAACGGAACGTTCGTGCGCGGTCAGAGGCTCGCGCCCGGTCAACGTGTGCCCGTCCAGCACAACGAGAAGATCTTCATCGGCCCCATGCCGGTGCTCCTCCATTTGGCCGGCCAGCAGCTCGGCCTCGCCGTCGAGGACCAGCAGGCGTCGTGGGCAGGGAAGCCTCTCTACGACATCGAGGCCTGGGATCTCTCTCTCGAGGTGCCCGACCGCGACGACAAGTCGAAGATGAAAGTGCTCCTCGATCGGGTCTCGTTCAAGGCGAACCCGGGCGACATGATCGCGCTCATGGGGCCGTCGGGCGCGGGCAAGACCACGCTCCTCATGACGCTGAACGGGTACCTCCCTCCCTCGAGCGGGCAGGTGCGCATCAACGGCGAAGACCTCTACGCCATCTACGACGCGCTCCGCGGCTCGATCGGCTACGTCCCGCAGGACGACATCGTGCACCCCGAGCTCACCGTCTTCGAGGCGGTGAAGTACTCGGCGCGGTTCCGCCTCCCGCCCGACTACTCCGAGGCCGAGATCGACCAACGCGTCGAGCAGACCCTGAAAGACCTCGGGCTCGACTCGCTGAAGAACCTCGAGATCGGAAAGCCCGAGAAGAAGGTGCTCTCGGGCGGCCAACGAAAGCGCGTCAACATCGCGCTCGAGCTCGTCACCGACCCGGTCATCCTCTTCCTCGACGAACCCACCTCGGGCCTCGCGGCGGACGACACCACCGCGCTCATCACGCTCTTGTCCGAGCTCACGAAGAAGACGGGCAAGACGATCATCATGACGATCCACCAGCCCGCGAAGGACGAATACGAGAAGTTCAACCTCACGTTCATCATGGGCTACGGCGGTATCCCCACGTACTACGGCCCTACGGGCGAGCCCTCGTACCGCTTCTTCGCGAACCTCATCGAGCGCCCGAACAGTCCCTTCGTGGCCCTCGCGCCCCAGCATGCGGGCAAGCGCATCGACAACCCACGCGACATGTTCGACATGCTCAACGTGCGCGAGCGCGCCGTGCTCGAGGACATGAAGCGCGTCGACCCGAATACGCCGAGGAACCCCGCGAGGCTCGAGGCGGCGCGGCACTGGCGAAACGAGTTTTTCCGCAACGAGAACCCCGTCTTCCAGCAGATGTTCTCGGGCAACCGCGCCGTAGGCACGCAGGCGGCGGCGCGCGGCGTCCCCCACGCGCCCAAGATCGCGCTCATGAGCCAGCTCTTCTTGCTCATGTCGCGCTACTGGAAGGTGCGTATCCGCGACCGCGCCGGCGCGGCGATCATGTTCCTCCAGGCGCCCATCATCGGCATCATGCTTGCGTTCGTGTTCGCCGGGCAGAAGGAGGCCGTGCCGTTCTGGTGCCTCGGCGCGCTGCAGGAGCTGTCGAAGCGCGGACAGACGAACGCGACGGGCTCGGCTGACCTCCTCGCGCAGATGAAGCCCACGAACGACCACACCGCGGCGCTCTTCTTCGTCGTCGTGAGCTGCGTGTGGTTCGGCACCTCGAACTCGGCCCGCGAGATCGTCACCGAGCGCGCGATCTACCTGCGCGAGCGCATGGTGAACCTCTCGCTCTTCAACTACGTATTCTCGAAATACATCATCCTTTCGCTCATTTGCGTGCTGCAGTGCACCATGCTCCTGGGCATCGTGTTCTTCTCGCTCGGGTTTCACGGCGGGCCCCTCGCGTTCCTGATGGAGCTGCTCGTGATGGTGGCCGTGAGCATGAACGCGACGGCGCTCGGCCTCCTCATCTCGACGCTCGTGACCTCCGCCGAGGCGGCCATGGCGCTCACCCCGATCGCGCTCATCCCTCAGGTGGTCTTGGGTGGGCTCATGGTGCCGATGACCACGAACCCCATGCTGAAGCCGCTCATGTACGTGATGCCGGCGCGCTGGGGCTTCGAGGGATCGATCACGCACGAGCGCGACGCCATCCAGAAGGATCCGGCCTGGTTCATCGACCTCAAGAAGCCAGGCCTTTCGAGCGCGCCCGATTTCGTGGAAAATGGTCATTTCAAATGCGCCATCGCCCAAATGGCCTCGGACAACCTCGCCGGTGGGTGGGGCTTCGTGAACTACGCGGACCTCTGGCTCCCGCTCGTGGTCCTCTACGGCATGACGGCGCTGATGCTCGTCGCGCTCCTCATCCTCCTCAAGCGGCGCGACCCGGTGTGA
- a CDS encoding protein phosphatase 2C domain-containing protein → MTSAHDTVVEPPIDVDIALRTDPGRDPEKQVNEDSGFTKVTRFGTLLVVCDGMGGHANGQEASRAAVAAIEETFDGAPDGSVGRDLLRVGITLGHDRVRALPSRSGEARAGSTVVAVLVTPHGAEVAHVGDSRVYFVSRGTVAQVTRDHSMVQLMVEAGMLKPEEAATHPDANKIMRALGIAPTVEVDLRPEPLTFGPGDCFVLASDGLTDLVSEAEILQMVGTLPPEQAAGQMVDLANARGGHDNITVVVARMREGSHAHAPKASSSKTVPVTAVDPIDVSRASPATVLAAPLPITLPNAQQGSAPATALAPPLAVSGPAVVPPVPSAPRAQPSEPPAAEARGLSAGLVVAVVVVALAVLGGVGYAIYGQLQRTKHKDPTIIVPLGALGDAGSAAQAPDPDPEPTGSEPPPETPPLAVPPPTKPQGTHAPPSPRRE, encoded by the coding sequence ATGACCTCAGCGCACGACACGGTCGTCGAGCCACCCATCGACGTGGACATCGCGCTCCGCACCGATCCAGGCCGCGATCCCGAGAAGCAGGTCAACGAGGACTCGGGCTTCACGAAGGTGACCCGCTTCGGGACGTTGCTCGTCGTGTGCGACGGCATGGGCGGCCACGCGAACGGGCAAGAGGCGTCGCGCGCGGCGGTCGCAGCCATCGAAGAGACGTTCGACGGGGCCCCCGACGGGAGCGTCGGCCGCGATCTCCTTCGCGTCGGCATCACCTTGGGCCACGACCGCGTACGCGCGCTCCCCTCGAGGAGCGGCGAGGCGCGCGCAGGCTCGACGGTGGTCGCCGTGCTCGTCACTCCCCACGGCGCCGAGGTGGCGCACGTCGGTGACAGCCGCGTCTACTTCGTCTCCCGGGGGACGGTCGCTCAAGTCACGCGCGATCACTCGATGGTGCAGCTCATGGTCGAGGCGGGCATGCTCAAGCCCGAAGAGGCCGCGACGCACCCCGACGCGAACAAAATCATGCGCGCCCTCGGGATCGCGCCCACGGTCGAGGTCGACCTCCGCCCCGAGCCGCTCACGTTCGGGCCCGGCGACTGCTTCGTGCTCGCCTCCGACGGCCTCACCGACCTCGTGAGCGAGGCCGAGATCCTGCAAATGGTGGGCACGTTGCCTCCCGAGCAGGCCGCCGGCCAGATGGTGGATCTCGCCAACGCGCGTGGCGGGCACGACAACATCACGGTCGTCGTTGCGCGCATGCGGGAGGGGTCGCATGCGCACGCTCCGAAGGCCTCGTCGTCGAAGACCGTGCCCGTCACGGCGGTCGATCCGATCGACGTGAGCCGTGCGTCCCCGGCGACGGTCCTCGCCGCGCCCCTCCCGATCACCCTCCCGAACGCGCAACAAGGCAGCGCCCCCGCGACCGCGCTCGCGCCTCCGTTGGCCGTCTCGGGGCCCGCCGTCGTGCCGCCGGTCCCGAGCGCGCCGAGAGCCCAGCCGTCGGAGCCCCCCGCCGCAGAGGCCCGAGGTCTCTCCGCCGGTCTCGTGGTGGCCGTGGTGGTCGTGGCGCTCGCGGTGCTCGGGGGCGTGGGCTACGCCATCTACGGTCAGCTCCAGCGAACCAAGCACAAAGATCCCACGATCATCGTGCCGCTCGGCGCGCTCGGCGACGCGGGCAGCGCGGCCCAGGCCCCCGATCCGGACCCGGAGCCGACGGGCTCCGAGCCACCGCCCGAGACACCCCCGCTCGCGGTGCCTCCACCAACGAAACCGCAAGGCACACACGCGCCGCCCTCTCCCCGCAGGGAGTAG
- a CDS encoding SDR family NAD(P)-dependent oxidoreductase: MSKTERVVVVTGANTGIGAAFAKEIASPGVHLVLACRSEEKTAPVLRELRAKGARASFVALDLDRMARAHEAGERIAKEHPRVDWLVNNAGVAGARGLTEDGYELAFGTNHLGHFAFTMPLLGAVLAAKGRVVNVSSGNHFQPRSLDLGRVTQPTSSRTGLDEYGVSKLANVLFTAELRRRYPGLEAVAMNPGRIASDIWRKVPSPVRAILPWLLRMGSVEAGGHTIAHAATASLEGDTLYFHKLEPKRPSPLARDAALAERLWSFSERALERATQEPERGAA, translated from the coding sequence ATGAGCAAAACCGAGCGGGTCGTCGTCGTCACGGGTGCCAACACGGGGATCGGGGCGGCCTTCGCCAAGGAGATCGCGAGTCCAGGGGTGCACCTCGTGCTCGCCTGCCGGTCCGAAGAGAAGACGGCGCCCGTCCTGCGTGAGCTCCGAGCGAAGGGGGCCCGTGCGTCGTTCGTCGCGCTCGACCTCGACCGCATGGCGCGCGCGCACGAGGCCGGAGAGCGCATCGCGAAAGAGCACCCACGCGTCGATTGGCTCGTGAACAACGCCGGCGTCGCCGGGGCGCGCGGCCTCACGGAGGACGGCTACGAGCTCGCGTTCGGCACGAACCACCTCGGGCACTTCGCCTTCACCATGCCGCTCCTCGGCGCGGTGCTCGCGGCGAAGGGCCGCGTCGTCAACGTGTCGAGCGGCAATCATTTCCAGCCCCGCTCGCTCGACCTCGGGCGTGTCACGCAGCCCACCTCGAGCCGCACCGGGCTCGACGAGTACGGCGTCTCGAAGCTCGCGAACGTGCTCTTCACCGCCGAGCTGCGGAGGCGTTACCCCGGCCTCGAGGCGGTCGCGATGAACCCGGGCCGCATCGCGAGCGACATCTGGCGCAAGGTCCCCTCGCCCGTGCGCGCCATCCTGCCGTGGCTCTTGCGGATGGGCTCGGTCGAGGCGGGCGGCCACACGATCGCGCACGCAGCGACGGCCTCGCTCGAAGGCGACACCCTCTACTTCCACAAGCTCGAGCCCAAACGGCCGAGCCCGCTCGCCCGCGACGCCGCGCTCGCCGAGCGGCTCTGGTCCTTCAGCGAGCGTGCCCTCGAGCGCGCCACCCAGGAGCCCGAGCGCGGCGCGGCTTGA
- the lexA gene encoding transcriptional repressor LexA yields MQGLTQRQQMVLDYIKQSIQDRGYPPTLREIGARMGIRSTNGVNDHLRALERKGYLTREDMKSRALRPTGPAGLPPSAVTEEASNDEGRTTFDDDDLVEIPVLGRVAAGLPILAEENVIDTVRVDRGLLRGGREVFGLRVSGDSMIDAGILSGDYIFVRKQLTASRGDIVVALIGDEATVKYYYPEKDYVRFQPANKTMAPILVRAVDFRPTMLLGVVVGVFRRL; encoded by the coding sequence ATGCAAGGGCTGACGCAGCGGCAGCAGATGGTGCTCGATTACATCAAGCAGTCGATCCAAGATCGGGGGTACCCGCCCACGCTTCGGGAGATCGGGGCCCGCATGGGCATCCGGTCGACGAACGGCGTGAACGACCACCTCCGGGCGCTCGAGCGGAAGGGTTACCTCACGCGCGAGGACATGAAGAGCCGCGCGCTCCGCCCCACGGGGCCTGCGGGTCTCCCGCCCTCGGCCGTGACCGAAGAAGCGTCCAACGACGAGGGTCGCACGACCTTCGACGACGACGATCTCGTCGAGATCCCGGTGCTCGGTCGGGTCGCCGCGGGCCTCCCCATCCTCGCCGAAGAGAACGTCATCGACACGGTTCGCGTCGATCGCGGGCTCCTCCGCGGCGGGCGCGAAGTGTTCGGCCTGCGTGTCTCGGGCGACAGCATGATCGACGCCGGCATCCTCAGCGGCGACTACATCTTCGTCCGGAAGCAGCTCACCGCGAGCCGCGGCGACATCGTGGTCGCCCTCATCGGCGACGAGGCCACGGTGAAGTACTACTACCCCGAGAAGGACTACGTGCGGTTCCAGCCCGCCAACAAAACCATGGCCCCCATCCTGGTGCGCGCGGTCGACTTCCGCCCCACCATGCTGCTCGGCGTGGTCGTGGGCGTCTTCCGACGCCTCTGA